The nucleotide window agcatgttgtgtaaaaacaacaacctccACTGGAAGTTTAAACTTCAAGCATTACTCTCTGAGCTCAGAGCAGGACATGCATCAATGATAGCTCAGTTCTCATCTGTGTTTGTacctgtgtgcatgtctgtccCTGTGCACACTCTTTGAGGAATTCTCCTTTTTCGGACACATTTTGTTTGTCCTGTTCAGTTTTTGACAAATATAAAGAGTGTCTTTTGATGCATGACCCCAAATGTGCTCCATTTGATGCTCAGGAGGATATGTAGACAGCATGGACAACAAGTACAAGGCTGAATCTCAAGTAGGGAAAGATTCAgttttatgacaaaaaaatgagGAATGAAAGATTGTAAAtaggagggatagtgttgataAGATAGAGTTGAGcttaaaaaaggggggggggagaaTTCTCATTTGTGCCTTATTCTTCAGCAGTGAAGTCTTGTTAACGTTGAAGCcgccttcctttttttcctgacaTATCATCAGAATATGAGGATTGACTGGGAGCCGTCAAATGCTGAATACTGATTTTTCATTTATACCTGACAGAAGCGTCTCTGCAGGCCCTGGCAGTCAGCAGCAGGGGAACAGAGTAATCTCCCAGACCCACATTTATTAATAGGTCTCATTTTATAAAATCCTGGAACAAAATGACATGCATTCACGCTCTCTAATCATGGCCTTCCCCAGAAGGTCTGCAGGGGAATTTAAGAATATCACATTTAATGGAAATTGGATTACCTTTTAGCTTTCATGTCCTCTCCATGCATGGTTCATTTCACTTAACCAGCTCTCTGATGAAAAAGAtggcaaaattgttttttttagtattcacagagaaaaaaaaacacatcaaaacaagaaaagaaagaaaggggagtCAAAAGTTTACTCTCTATAACAGACGCCTCAGAGGAAGCATTCAAATCTCCCTTCATTATGCAGAATTCATTCACTTTTTACATAAAGCAATTTCATGTGAGAAAATATGAGTGTCATGAGTTGTTGATCGACAGTCatgtaaatggaaaaaaactaatttaatgAAAAGTGACTCAAGGCTGCACCAATGCGAGACTATGAACtgcctgaaaaaaataaagcatttaTCCATGTTTAAACAGACTGTCTGCTGTAATTCTGCCTTATGTGCTTTATAGTTAAAATACACAAAGCTCACGCAGTCACAAGTCTTCAGTCTACAAAGAAGGTTGCTTTTACTCCACTGGAGCAGCACCTCTTCCGAGCCCCATTAGGGTCTCTGTGCGCACAGAGGATAAGCAGGCTCAGGGTTTGTTGTCCATCACAGGTTGAAtcaagataaaaacatgaacttcAGTGGATCGTTTTTAAAAACGAGTGATCTCATCCAACTTGACCCTCTCATGCCCTGCCTGTTTACTTAGCACACTGTTATAAAATGTATTCCAAATAACTAATATCCTGAAGCCCAGTGAGGCCTGAGGCACCGCAAAACCAGGCATTGATGATGAAAGGTGGATCGTTTATTCACCACTTGTGTGGACTTAGTTGGTAAAATCTAATGTGTGTAAAAATGGAACACAGCAAAAAGGAAATTTATCTTTTAAGTCAGCCTTTGAAACCTGCAACGACTCTCTGTCTGTGCAATAATGATTATCTTAGGCAAACACGCCtcacatacttgtgcattgtGATATATATTTGTAGGATGAATACACACATTTGATGATCTTGCATGGCAAATATGGTAAAAGTCACGTGTAACCACTCAGCTGATTGAGAGGGCCCTCCTCAAGATGACGGACTTTCTATCCATTGTTAACTATTTATGCATTTATAAATTGGTCAGCGAAAACTATCTGCAGATTTATGTCCACATTTGTGGATCTTGCATGCTTATTTTCTGATCTGCACACACATTGGTGGATCTTGGAATGCATTTGTTGATCTTTGTTAACATTGGTGGATCTGTTTACCCATTTGCAAGTTGTTTTGAAACAGTATTAGCTCCTTATCAGAGGACAAAGTCACATTGATGAGTTTAGAATGATTATTTTAAATTGACTTCACTTCCATTTGTTAATCATGCCCTTAGTACACAACCTTAATAAAGTGAAGGATGGAAACTGTGATTGTTTGTGTACATTTGCATCAGTTTATGATTTATTCATGTTGTGACTGTGTATCATTATTGTGACAATCATCATTTGTCTAATGAgtattttcatgttgtttcagtTAAGGCGTGACATTTCCTTTAAGTGCTTGTCTGATTAGCCCTATTTGTTTTGGTCATCTAATTTCATGTATTGACAACCTGTGTTCTCATGATTGCTGCATCTGATTAGAATGGGTTAGGTAGCAGCTAAATCAGGATGATGTCCTTGATACAGTGTAGCTTATGCACTGCTGTGAgatcctttgtgtgttttgtgtgtgagtcttcagtttttgtattttgaaactCACACATGCTCTAACCATATGGTGTTATCCTTCATCCTTTTTCACACCTAAGACACCCACAGATCCACATGATGCAATATTTCCACTCAACAACAGATCTGTACGGTCTATGGAGTATTTTTAACAATTGACCTGTTTTGGTTTTATATCACAGTCTCTGTGAGGCTTAAGGCTGCTTCCATCAATGttcaagtgaaataaataatggCTGTGTGTTATGTAAAAGGATTTGCTCATGAAGACTCACCTCAAGCGGTAAAAAAATCATGGCTCTGCAAATGATGCCAAATTTGTGCATACCAGATTTTGAGTTTCGACTTCTTGCATTCACCTGTCTCATCTCAAGTTGAAAAATATCTTAGATATcagtttttaattaaaacaagctgaaaattCCAGGCTGAAAAAAATAGGCCAAGATGGAAGTTCATCAATTGGtaattgaggctggctccaaaaatgAGTATTGTAATGACAGGAAAATAAGAGGTGGCTCAACGAGTGTAATGTCCAAAGATGGCAAGTCCAAAAAGACTGTCTTTGAAATTATTACAGTCATAGAAAATCTCAGCGTGACCCTCAAAGCAGCTGCTCACAAGAGTTCACAGGAGTGAAAACAGAATGAAGGTATGCCCCTTACCAGAGCTCTTATCTAGCCAAAGCCTTGTAAATCACCATAGAGGCTTTATATGGTCGTTTCTTAACTGAGACAGATGGCCTGATAACAAATAAACTACaggttctttatttttcatagaaCTAATGTGAAATACTTCGAAGTGCTTGATTTGCAGATGTGACAACGTTTTAATTTGATTAAAATGGAAATATTGAACCACAATCTTAGTTCATTGAAAACAACATACCTTCTTTTATTCAATGCATTTCTTTTACCATTATTTTAGATGAGTTttcttattaaaaatgtataaatttcGACTTCAATATGTATTTTTCCAAAAGTGAGTCTTGAAAAAGGGGCACGTTTTATAACCTAACCCTACAAACAttaaactttacagcagaaaacatTTGAAGGTGATGATAAcagtttaaagaataaaaaaaaaagtttttgctCACCAGTTATATTTATATGAATCATGCATTGTTTTCCGGTGGGGCTGCTTCGAGAGACAGGTCATTGGATTGTTTTCAGTTTTCGTCCAAATACAACCAATGAGCTACTACCAGAGACttactctcacctcttttaaatcaaagactaagacttttttaatttgccactgtcttcctatcttagcttttTTTTAGCTCGCTTTAAATGgacattttaattttagttttaacatatttctaattatccttttcttttctgctttattaTACTTGTCATTTTagttatgttcttttatgcctgtctgaatgtctccaatgcttttaatgttttaatgtaaagcacattgagttgcccttgtgtatgaaatgcgctatacaaataaagttgccttgccttgccttactcTGTGGTGACACTGATGTAAACTTTTTAACTAGCCAGCAATTTACCAACACTTGACTTACTTGTCCAATCCACCCTTTTGTCCAAATATAATCAAGACAGCCAAACACTGTTTACAGTTTTGAACAAAGCACTGCATGGAAATTGCAGTAGATTACTCTATATCTTACAGGTATTTAAGCTATTGCTCCTCTCACTGTGTATTCACATAAAGAAGCATGTGGCCATGGACCAACAATTACACTAGAAGGGTGAAAATGTTATGCCATAAAAGTGTTGAAGGTTAACATTTatatgagagaagaagaagagcagggtTATGAAATACAGCTCGCTGCACATGAAGACATATGGCATCTGcatgcactcacacatacacacacagccccATAAACACCAACAATAAAGCAAAGCACCCTGGGAATACTCTCCAGCTTGCCTGTGGTGACGATAACATTTGTTAAACAGAGAAGTCTCTTTTGCACATCATGATTATTTCCCCTCCTTTGTTTGTCTCTGCTCCTCccagttgttttctttgtttttctcactaATTACAGCCACAGGTGAAAGGACCTGTGTAATAGCTGAGCCTGCTGTTGTTGAGGCAATCTGTAAAAATCAATTGACTCGCCTATTTCAGTCTGACATTCTCACATCTGTGTTTTCGTCTCTGCGTTTTGCACAAATGTCACGCGTATTgatgcacagacacactctcCCCCTTTCACTAATGCAACTCACACACATGTGGAGCCAGTTCATTTTTAGGCTACACACAAtaagagagcagagacagagaggaaaactgCATCAGGTCGGGCGGCAGGTCATTAACTGAACCAGTGAAACATGCATCCCTGACCCGCCTCTGCAGGGGAGTAGACAGCACTGTTATCACACACTCCATCGCTCAACCTTACCATGACCATGTGTGTGgactgcatgcatgtgtttgtgtgggattGTGCTGTGGTTCCCGTGTATATACCCCTCAAGGCTGACCTCAAGGcaaactcatacacacaaaATAACGCTTACCATGGTTGGCTGTGGAGAGGAGTGAGCAGGGCTGGAGTGTTGGTCTTGACCCTGGTGGTTTTCGGTTGAATTTCATTAAGAGCGAGGCTTCAGTGTTACTATGCTGTGATGTCCTctacctctgtgtttttatgacctTTGCTTAAGATGCAAAGAAAACGTCTGCAAGGCTTTACCAAAATACATTCAGAAttactcttttcataaactctGAACTGTGTATGTAATTTATAGGGTTGAATGACCAAATTTAAAAGCCTTCTCAGGAGAGACCAGAATGGTTAAATGGTTGAGTACCTCTTGCAAGCCACAAATCTATAATTGAAAATGTTCTATTGATAGAGCACATCTTTGAAAGtgctttatggtcctctgaatcTGTTTGACCCACTGCTGTAGACTGCATGCTCTAGTTTTTAAAGTCTATATGAACATGCCATGaaacaaattaatttaaattgtTTATAAAGTGTGCCTTGGAGTTTTCTATTTCCCTCTTTTTAAGGCTTTAGCTTAGTTAGGCTTCATCAATCAACTTAAGGTGCAAATGATGGAAAGAATGGATTGACTCTGGCTCCCATGTCCCACAGACAGTGGTACAACTAATGTATACTAGAAAAAAAGTGAACGGAAGACTTTGATTTCTCAAGGTTTGGGCTACCAATGGACTACTTGTAAATTGAGAACACCTTACGGCGATCCACCACTTGACATaatacatttacagaaaatacCTGAAAGAACTCAAATGAGGATTTAGAGACAcaattttaacaaaataaactaagaacattgtaaaaaattgtaacggcatcaaaacaggtatacaggcattgaaaacgtttcactgaagttaaaatcacacatCGTTTTGGCTCCATACAAACCCAACTAAACACAAATACCTTGAAGGAAAGGCTGAGACACAAGAAGCACTTGCCTCCTGAAAGCAGCACTTGGGCATTTTAACATCCAAGACCAGGTGCACCTCGTTTGTAATCAGTAGACACACCTGGGCAAAGATAACGAGTCCAAAAACAGGTTTACCTCCTTCCCCATTTGACCAtagtttgtatttgtattttcgTCATGCACTCTTTCAGTGTTTTACTTGATTTTTGTAGAAGAATTGATATGAACTTGATTTCACAGAAACATTTGTGACGAGGGAGCAAGGTTGAAATGGAAGATGTTCTCTTTTCCAATTTACTCTAATAACACTTAAGCTCTCAAAGGCAATTTGAGTTATAGGATTTGGTTAAAAACAGGCAGGCAAAAGACACCTACAGGCAGAAAATTATAGTTAATTGTTATCAAGAAAAAAAGCGAGGTAATGATTAAATGACCATTTCAAAGAGCTGTCAGGCCAGCTGATGACCTAGAGACTGAATTAAGAGCCGTTATAAGCTTTGCTGTGTACTCAGCCCGGTGCTTCCTCCCAgagttaaaaacattaaagcttCAGAGAGCTCTCATTTAATTGGGCAGGCTATACAGTAGTATTAATATGATTGTTATCTTTCTATTTTTCATACATAAATACTcacttaaaaaatacacaaaatcacTGGGACTGTGTACACAACTCAAGATTtttgttgctgtccatggtgctgatctTGTTCTTACATTTGTTCTTTAACTTGACATCCTCTGGGCTGGTGAAGTTATACATTCCCTTCATTCGATACCAATATATTATGctcataaataaaatgatcttCTTCATTTTATTAGAATGAGGCATGAGGCATCCTGTCCCGTCCTTTCCCTTTAAAAAGTGCACAGGGTCATTATGTCCTGTGTGCAAGTCAGCATCAAACAAGATTATGATGTTATAGTTACCTTGCCTATGAAGCCATAGTGACTGTATTTGAATTAGCTTATGATCATCAGTAATATTTATCAAaggacaaagagacagaaagttAGTGGGCAGATAGAAGAAAGAAATTaagaaacaaagagaagctAAACAGATACAAGTATAAAAGCTGTTAAACTCTCATTCTTCCCCATGATTAAACCCAACtttgaagaagatgatgatatCACACTTGGAAAAGGCTCTCTGTTGCTTAAGAAGacttaaaaaacaagatttgttttttgattGTGAAGATGAGATGGTGGGAAATTGGTATTCTTAACTTACAGGACAAACTGGGAGCCTGCACAGCAAGGGTCTGTTTCAAgataagctttttttttcttcttaagaACCGTATTCAGCTCACATTTGTGAGAACAGAGAATTCAATTTATCAAGTAATGACCTTTTCTTCACACAAAATGATTGGATGCTGTTCCGGGTGGTTAGCTTTTCGTTAAACCTTATCAATCTGAGAAATACCACAAACAATTCGGTGGGATAAAATAGATGACTTTTTCAGCTGCTTTAATTAAATGGAGCTCAAAATTACTGTTAAGATTTATCGCATTTTCAACCGCtttgataaacagaaaaaaaacgttGATTTAGAATTTGGTTTCCCCTGCTTTGAAATCAAATTGGTTTTGATGAATGTCAACGTTTTGATATCTTTAAAACTTTTGCTTCTTCTGTGACTTAAAATATTACAtgagcatgaatttgaatgaattcAGAGTAGATACTTAGAGAATACTGTGAAAATATTCATAATCCAGCCCTGCGGTAGAAGCTGTGTCTATGAAACTGTTTCACCTGCATCTGATTGacagaaattaaagaaaattgTGCTTGCTGCGTCAAATTGTTTCTGATTGGAAACGCTATCATCAGTTACTTCATAATTGCATTTCCGTGCTGTTCGGATTGAAATAGAATAATGTGTATCACAGTGTGCATACATTAAGGCTAAATTACTACTGGAGCTGTGGTGGCTCATCACCAGGTAAAGTGTTAATTACAGGGGAATGGCAGAAACGCTCCCAGGGGCTCATGCTGAATGGAGTTTCATGGAGCGAATTAGCAGGCTAGATAGGGgattcattttctctctctctttttagacacacacacacacaaattctctctctctttttagacacacacagacacatactgtgtctgtgtgtgtctgtgtccatGCAGTCACAGCTGTCACAGAGCTTTGGTTTCACCCCGCTCGACCCAAAGCTTTCAGGCCATTGTGTGCTGCCTTTCAATTTCAGTCCGCCCCGCGGTGGATACAAGCCATTTTGGAAACTGCTGAGTATATTGAACTTTTCTGCATGGCTACCAAGAAGAAAAATCAGCTCATCAGAAAAGAAGCTCTCTGGGGCTTCAGACTGTTTGAGACAAGGGTTGGACAATTCACACTTTGAGACGTTGTTTCACACTTAGTTGGgtatttgtgtcagtgtgtaagtgtgaaAGTTTAATTTGTGAAAATTGCTCCATTAAGAACAACATGGATAAGTCATATTTCATATTAATTACTGTGCATACTGTTTGATCGGTGCAAATTAGATCATCTTGTTACACATATTGGTTAATGATCTCATTGGCTGCTTTTTCATAgtttaaatatttcactttatgtAATGGCTgatgctttaaagctcctgcgaGGGGTTTGTAGTTGATCAAGAaagagactgaaattaatactgatgcctctatatgaGCAAAAAAAGCAAGTATGACCATCATAGATAAGACTGACTGTTTTtatattgtaatattttattaatCACAGCAAAGGTCCACAATAAGTGTAATGTAACAGAGGTCTAGGGCCTCTACAGTTGCGCGGAATAGAGCTGTATCGGAATTAGGAGGTGCGGCATATCTGAACCAATTAAAAGCAGTGGCTGGGCATGGTTGATGGGCAATACTGGCAAACCGTGGAGGTGCTTGTAACGTTTCTGTAGTGCAGCCACAGGGTAAGAATGTTCGGCAAGGCTGAGGCCTTCAGCGGTGAAAGCCCGGTGAATCCGATACTTCTGGGATGGCGTACACAGTGGAGAAACATCAAAGGAGACGGAGCTGCCATGAAGTTGTTCGACACTCTGCTGTACTGTCCATATGTTGAGAGTCTCAGGCTGCTTCGAAAGGTTCAAGTAGTGCACAGCTTGAGGGAGGATGATACTGCGTTCCAAGCCATCATCCAACACGGCATACATCTCTAAGGTTTGGTCTCCATTACTTAGAATGACCTTGACCACCTTCAACATGATCTGTTGTGGTTGGTTGGGACGGTCAAGATAGACTCGAATGGGTGGAGTATTCACCATTTGGACGCTGGTTTGCATCTGATGTGCAGAGTCATGCAGTATAGTAAGATGCTGTTCTTTACATGTCTTACAGGGACGCTTGAGGTTACATGCTTCGGCATCATGGTTACGGCCACACTTCCAACACCGTTTCCCATCTCTGATCCACTTCACTACTTGACTGGTGGACAACTTCTTGAATTCGTCACAGGCATTCAAGAAGTGCTCCTTGTTGTCACAATAGGGACAATATGGCTTGGACTTGAAAGTAGACTTGAAGTGAGCAGGTTCTGGAGTTTTAGGGACTTCCCCGGTGTTAAGAAGGATGGTAGTGGTCTTCTCTTTCTGGTGAGTGACACGTTGGTCTTTCTTCACTGGCCTGGGTACATCACACTGATAGAGCGCTGCAGCTCGGCTTGAGAGACGCTTTGCTTGTGACTTCATCTGAATCCAAGCTGCCAGGTCAGGCAGGGTGTAGGTGAGATCTGACCCTGTCTGAAGAATGCCACGGCTCAGACAGTATTCGATGAATCCATCCCTATATGAAGGAGGCATTTTGCTCAGAAGTCGGTCAACATGGGATCCACATCTCAACTTGTATCCATTTGGCCCCTCCAGGGTCCCTAACGTACCCACCAGAGATTGAATGGACAGGGCGAAAGAGTCAAAGACTTCGGAGTCGCCAAACTTGATGGCAGGTGAGTTGAGAATGGCTCCCATCTCTGATTGCACAAGCTGTCGGGGTTGACCATACTTGTCTTGGAGAGCTTGCAGTGCAGCAGAGTAAGGTCAAGGGTCATACATGTATGCTTTAGCCAGGTGAAGAGCACTGGGGAGCTTTAAGTGACTGAGAAGCACCTGGTACTTATATTGTTCAGACAAGCGACCATGACTTCCAACCATGTTGTCTAGTGCCATCTTGAGTAGAGCAAAGTCGCTTTCGCGGTCACGCTCAAAGACCGGCAGCTTCGGCAGGGACATGCCGTAAGGTGAAGAAAACTGCATCTCTGAGACCTGATGATGTGAAGGCCCTGGTATAATAGGCGCTATGATCGGAGCTCCATGAGATGTCGTGGAACCCATGTGTTGGACTGGTTGTGTTGCAGCATAAGCAGATGGGTTCCAAGTCTCAGCCTTTACTGTAGTGGGACCTGTGGCGTGATACAGCTGGGTCTGGATACCAGGTGTAGCCACGAAAGCCTGATGTAGCATCGGATGTAGCTCAGTAGGGGGATGGATGATAGGAGCTGGATGAGATGCTGCAGTGGTTGCACATCTGTCCAGGCAGAGGACCTGCTGAAGAGACGAGAGCTGAGTGCGATGGCAACGGCAGCCTTCTCTGCAGTGCAACAGGAGAATCTGGAGACAAAGGAGCTATTGCTTGGGTGTTATACTGAGAAGAAGTCAGTGCCGATGCTCCTGCGTATGCAGGTGTGAGACTAGACTGAGGCTGAGAGATGGAGTGTTGCTGAAGAGAGGAGCC belongs to Notolabrus celidotus isolate fNotCel1 chromosome 13, fNotCel1.pri, whole genome shotgun sequence and includes:
- the LOC117824414 gene encoding uncharacterized protein LOC117824414, whose product is MGAILNSPAIKFGDSEVFDSFALSIQSLVGTLGTLEGPNGYKLRCGSHVDRLLSKMPPSYRDGFIEYCLSRGILQTGSDLTYTLPDLAAWIQMKSQAKRLSSRAAALYQCDVPRPVKKDQRVTHQKEKTTTILLNTGEVPKTPEPAHFKSTFKSKPYCPYCDNKEHFLNACDEFKKLSTSQVVKWIRDGKRCWKCGRNHDAEACNLKRPCKTCKEQHLTILHDSAHQMQTSVQMVNTPPIRVYLDRPNQPQQIMLKVVKVILSNGDQTLEMYAVLDDGLERSIILPQAVHYLNLSKQPETLNIWTVQQSVEQLHGSSVSFDVSPLCTPSQKYRIHRAFTAEGLSLAEHSYPVAALQKRYKHLHGLPVLPINHAQPLLLIGSDMPHLLIPIQLYSAQL